The DNA region TTTTTTATTCATTTTTCTCACCTCAATCCTATTTGGTATATCTTACTAATATACTCGCTCACCATCCTGTGTGTGTTAAAGAATGGTCCTATAGTGGCTATGCTGTTTTCCATCATCAAGACCCACGCGTCCTTACTTTTGTAATACATAGGTATGATCACATAAGCGAGTTTCCCGTATATGTCCTCAAGATCCTCCTCATCTGTAGATTCTGAAAGGTCACGCCAGTGAG from Hydrogenobacter sp. includes:
- a CDS encoding alpha-glucan family phosphorylase; the protein is PKRPYEACGTSGMKAGMNGVLNFSTWDGWWLEGGIEGVNGWGIGPKPHWRDLSESTDEEDLEDIYGKLAYVIIPMYYKSKDAWVLMMENSIATIGPFFNTHRMVSEYISKIYQIGLR